The nucleotide sequence GCGGCAGCGTCAAGCCCGAAAACGCCAAAGAACTAGCCGATACACCCGACGTCGCGGGTTTCTTAGTCGGCGGGGCGAGCCTGAAGGTCGAAACGTTTATGCCGATCGTCCGAGCTTTCTCGCATAAGTAAGTCTATGGTTATTGTAGTTACCATCATTCATGTCATCGTCAGCATCGGACTGATTCTGGTCGTTTTGCTGCAAACCGGCAAGGGAGCGGAAGTCGGCGCGGTCTTCGGCGGTTCGAGTTCAACCATCTTTGGCAGCAGCGGCGCGGGCAATTTTCTAACGCGCCTCACCACAGGGATGGCGATTGTGTTCATGATTACATCTCTAACGTTAGGCTATCTGTCTGGGCGCCGGTCTTCATCGACGATCTTTGATAGCCGGACACCGAGCGGACCCGCGGTCCCAGCAGCACCGGCAGCACCAGCGACCAAGTCTCAAGCTCCCGCCGCGACGCCGGCACCAGAGACGAAAGCGCAGAAACCCACAAAAGCTGCCCAACCGGCGGCGCCGCAACCAACGGAGCAAAAGGCCAAAGGTCAGTAACACCCATGCGAGGGTGGCGGAATGGCAGACGCGCTAGTTTGAGGGGCTAGTGCCGGAAACGGCGTGCGGGTTCAAATCCCGCTCCTCGCACCAACCCAACCAGCGGAAATTGTTCAAATCCCGCTGTTGACCCTGCGAAAGGTTTCGGTAAAGGTTTCGGTTTTGCCGCCAAAAGCGCCGCGTTTCCGAACCCGCTTGTGTCCCCCAGCCACTTCCCATAATTGCGGTAGATCACTTCCGGCGAGTTGCCGACATACTCGGCAATGCGCTTAGGGTTCTCCCCATGCGTGAGCATCACCGAGATGAACGTGTGCCGTGTGTGGTAGAAGTCCCGATGACGAATCTTAAGGGCCGTAAGCGCCCCTTGGAACTGCTCGCTAAACTTCCACTGATTGATCGGCTCGCCGCGCTGATCCGTGAAGATATAATCATCCGGCTGCGCCCGTAGCGGCTTAATCTGCGCCAGGTACTCAACCACGGGCCGCAGCAATTGAATCGACCGCCGGCTGTTGGCCGTTTTCGGCGCGCCCTCTTCGCCTTCTGTTCTGGACGTGGTAATTGACAGCATGCCGGTGCTCACATCGATGTCACGCCAACGCCTGGCGGTCAGTTCCGATGGCCGTTGCCCGCCCCAGAATAGCGCATAGACAAAGACAAACCCTTGTGGCCAGCTCTGCCAATACTTCTTGAAGAAATACTCAGTGATCTTGTCCCGCTCAGCTTCGGTAAACGGGTCAGGCTCCGCTGTAACCACGCGCGGCCACCATTCGCGAGGCAAATCAAGAAACGGGTTCTTGTCGATCTTTCCAAATGCTCTGGCGTCGCGAAAAAGCGCCTTTAGCGAAGCTCCGATCACGTTTTTGGCCGACTTGA is from Deltaproteobacteria bacterium and encodes:
- the secG gene encoding preprotein translocase subunit SecG, coding for MVIVVTIIHVIVSIGLILVVLLQTGKGAEVGAVFGGSSSTIFGSSGAGNFLTRLTTGMAIVFMITSLTLGYLSGRRSSSTIFDSRTPSGPAVPAAPAAPATKSQAPAATPAPETKAQKPTKAAQPAAPQPTEQKAKGQ